A single Botrytis cinerea B05.10 chromosome 1, complete sequence DNA region contains:
- the Bccyc3 gene encoding Bccyc3, with amino-acid sequence MGWFWADSPAPAAAASGMRNVPHALPKDSNATPPPSCPMHKPSADALKPVAKPPASSPESACPYTPDKVSQESQATSKYSKYNPLNYMFPDLSQERAKDQTVVLPTEREPSTIPKGTGDGNWEYPSPQQMYNALLRKGYTDTDATAVESMVSVHNFLNEGAWAEIVEWERRFGKGLFKGWENCRRGEEGSKAGAEIGANEDEVPQPKLVRFMGRPKEMTPKAAMIQAMGWAFPEKYGTEPPFDRHDWFVQREYNGQKKEVRYIIDYYSGGEEPTGEPIFYLDVRPALTPTQAVERMMRWSGDVWYRASGASVRENIKKN; translated from the exons ATGGGCTGGTTCTGGGCTGATTCTCCTGCACCTGCTGCTGCGGCGTCGGGTATGAGAAATGTCCCTCACGCTTTGCCCAAGGATAGCAATGCCACTCCACCT CCATCATGTCCTATGCACAAGCCCAGCGCAGATGCTCTGAAGCCTGTGGCAAAACCTCCAGCATCATCACCCGAATCCGCCTGTCCATATACTCCCGACAAAGTTTCTCAAGAATCTCAAGCGACGTCCAAATACTCCAAATACAACCCTTTAAACTACATGTTCCCGGACTTATCTCAAGAGAGAGCGAAGGATCAGACTGTTGTATTGCCAACCGAAAGGGAGCCATCTACAATACCTAAAGGCACTGGGGATGGTAACTGGGAGTATCCTTCACCACAACAAATGTACAATGCTCTTCTGCGCAAAGGCTATACTGATACGGATGCGACTGCCGTTGAGAGTATGGTATCAGTTCacaatttcttgaatgaGGGTGCTTGGGCTGAAATCGTAGAATGGGAACGAAGATTTGGCAAAGGGTTGTTCAAGGGTTGGGAGAATTgtagaagaggagaagagggttCAAAGGCAGGAGCAGAGATTGGTGCAAATGAAGACGAAGTGCCCCAGCCCAAATTAGTTCGATTCATGGGCAGACCAAAGGAGATGACGCCAAAGGCTGCGATGATTCAAGCCATGGGTTGGGCTTTTCCAGAAAAATACGG TACTGAGCCGCCATTCGATCGACATGATTGGTTTGTCCAAAGAGAATATAATGGCCAGAAGAAGGAAGTTAGATACATCATCGATTATTACTCAGGAGGCGAAGAACCTACTGGAGAACCCATATTCTATCTGGATGTTAGACCCGCCCTCACTCCAACCCAAGCTGTAGAGCGCATGATGCGATGGAGTGGTGATGTTTGGTATCGCGCATCAGGTGCTTCCGTTAGAGAGAAcatcaaaaagaattag
- the Bcarp6 gene encoding Bcarp6, producing the protein MSTQQKAADAAQETPTRTLVVDNGAYTIKAGFSSPESTDSPRIIPNCLARDREKKVYIGSQLDNCTDFGDIVFRRPVEKGYLVNWEAEKEIWEHEFFDKKAPLHCDPTETGLILTEAPNALPVLQTNCDQMVFEEFGFASYYRCPGPILNSYNDIQGIFKGPARDPSQPLLPAEIILLVDAGYSHTTITPVLRGRPLQSAIRRLEVGGKLMTNYLTRLISLRQYDMRNDTYLVNEIKEACCYVSRDFNGDMEKTWKGTRGDRREIFETGGGIAKDYVLPDYHNRSQGFVRDHDPQQAGKLKQLTKGKLAEAAEDLLTLRNERFTVPELLFNPSDIGIRQSGIAQLVMESLSALPMGLWPALLANIIVVGGSSKIEGFILRLQLEIKALAPAECYVRCARPEYPIISTWNGGAELARHPDVLKKLSVTKQEYDEHGSAWVAKKFGGK; encoded by the exons atgtCTACACAGCAAAAAGCAGCGGACGCTGCTCAAGAAACACCTACCAGAACTCTGGTTGTTGATAATGGAGCTTACACTATCAAAGCTGGATTCTCATCTCCAGAATCCACGGATTCACCACGAATCATACCCAATTGCCTGGCGCGCGACCGCGAAAAGAAGGTATACATTGGATCACAACTCGACAATTGTACGGATTTTGGAGATATCGTCTTTCGTAGGCCCGTCGAAAAAGGATACTTGGTGAACTGGGAGGCAGAAAAGGAAATATGGGAGCACGAATTCTTTGACAAAAAAGCGCCACTACATTGCGATCCAACAGAGACGGGTCTCATATTGACAGAGGCTCCTAATGCGCTGCCAGTTCTGCAGACAAATTGCGATCAAATGGTCTTTGAGGAATTCGGCTTCGCTAGCTACTATCGATGTCCTG gtccaattctcaattcgTATAACGACATTCAAGGTATCTTCAAAGGGCCAGCTCGAGACCCATCACAGCCTCTTCTTCCCGCCGAAATAATACTCCTCGTCGACGCCGGATATTCTCACACGACCATTACACCTGTGCTGCGAGGGCGCCCTCTACAATCAGCGATCAGGAGATTAGAAGTTGGAGGCAAGCTCATGACAAATTACTTAACACGCTTAATATCTCTACGTCAGTATGACATGCGCAACGACACTTATTTGGTCAATGAAATTAAGGAGGCATGTTGTTATGTATCAAGGGACTTCAATGGGGATATGGAGAAAACGTGGAAAGGAACCAGAGGAGACCGAAGAGAAATATTTGAGACGGGTGGTGGAATAGCGAAAGATTATGTTCTCCCAGATTATCATAATCGGTCTCAAGGTTTCGTGCGGGATCATGATCCACAACAAGCAGGAAAATTAAAACAGTTGACCAAGGGGAAACTGGCAGAAGCTGCGGAAGATCTTTTGACTTTGAGAAACGAAAGATTTACAGTCCCGGAATTACTGTTCAATCCATCGGACATTGGTATACGGCAATCGGGCATTGCTCAACTAGTCATGGAAAGTCTTTCCGCTTTACCAATGGGTCTATGGCCAGCGCTTCTCGCAAATATCATTGTCGTAGGAGGCAGCTCAAAGATAGAAGGATTCATTTTGAGACTGCAGCTTGAGATTAAGGCTCTTGCTCCAGCGGAGTGTTACGTTCGTTGCGCAAGACCAGAATATCCTATTATTAGCACTTGGAATGGTGGAGCAGAATTGGCGAGACATCCTGATGTCTTGAAGAAGCTATCAGTAACGAAGCAAGAGTATGACGAACACGGAAGTGCTTGGGTCGCGAAAAAGTTTGGGGGCAAATAG